The DNA sequence TCCACATCGGGGCAACGATCAAAAAGGTTCCTTGAGCCGTGTTGAGATGTTGCAGCACGCGTGGGATGAGACTCGGCGGAGGGAATACCCACGCTAGCTGAAACCGCCATGGACGACTGAAGGCGTTGCAAAATAGAGCTGAGGAGTCCTGACAATTGTTCGAGACGTAATTCTGTACTACTCTTGTTTCTTTTGTGGCAAACAAATCTATCTGTGGTACTCCAAACCTGCGGAATATCACATTGAGAGCAGGTTTCAATAGGTGCCACTCGGCTGCTTGTTTCCCTCTCGATAGACGATCGGCGATGTCGTTGAATTTCCCAGGAATATACTCTGCTGTCATCGTGATATCCCACTTGTCCAGGTAATTTAGAAGCTGGTATGTTTGGTTGAGAAGAGCTATCGATCGTGTGCCGCCTTCTTTTTGAATATATGAGATGACTGTTCGATTGTCTGACTGTAAAATCAGATGACGCCTGAAATGTCTTATAGCTGCTATTATGGCAAACATTTCTTTGCGGTTGCAATGCCATTGCATCTGATCTTTTCTCCATTTGCCTGACACTGTCTGATCGTCCATTTGAGCTCCCCATCCAAAATCTGCAGCATCTGTTGTCAAAAAATGATGAATCAGTTTCAAATGCAACGTTGTTTTTGGCTGCGACATTTCCATGGTATTGATCCACCACTTGAGATCTTTCATTACTGTAGCTTGCAAGTTCATTTCTTTCATTGATGATCTCGCTAGCACCCTGGACTGCAACTGAAGCTGACGGCAGTGTAATCTCCCTCGGGGGACTACAAAATTGG is a window from the Vanessa atalanta chromosome 23, ilVanAtal1.2, whole genome shotgun sequence genome containing:
- the LOC125072953 gene encoding uncharacterized protein LOC125072953, which gives rise to MRLPFTSKPLLTSLSTKILDRFQTPLSPEMTDQVKILLKQRVLEVLQLQSRVLARSSMKEMNLQATVMKDLKWWINTMEMSQPKTTLHLKLIHHFLTTDAADFGWGAQMDDQTVSGKWRKDQMQWHCNRKEMFAIIAAIRHFRRHLILQSDNRTVISYIQKEGGTRSIALLNQTYQLLNYLDKWDITMTAEYIPGKFNDIADRLSRGKQAAEWHLLKPALNVIFRRFGVPQIDLFATKETRVVQNYVSNNCQDSSALFCNAFSRPWRFQLAWVFPPPSLIPRVLQHLNTAQGTFLIVAPMWKRVFWLPDLRRRALCKPLKIQRLSQVLVDHTTGLPPSRIQDIKLFVWKIGAGKM